One genomic segment of Deltaproteobacteria bacterium includes these proteins:
- a CDS encoding acyl dehydratase: MSSTRFFAAVRVGDRLPALEIPITSTLIVGGALASRDFTPVHHDRAAAQAQGMSDVFMNILTTNGLVGRYVTDWAGPDAILREVAIKLGAPNLPGDTMKFSGTVSSRDESTATVTVEIVGRNGWGDHVTGSVRLDLPRGA, from the coding sequence ATGTCGAGCACACGATTCTTCGCTGCGGTCCGCGTGGGTGACCGACTTCCGGCGCTGGAGATCCCGATCACGAGCACGCTGATCGTCGGCGGCGCGCTCGCGTCGCGCGACTTCACGCCGGTGCACCACGATCGGGCGGCGGCACAGGCGCAGGGAATGTCGGACGTGTTCATGAACATCCTGACGACGAACGGGCTGGTCGGACGCTACGTCACCGACTGGGCCGGGCCCGACGCGATCCTGCGCGAGGTCGCGATCAAGCTCGGCGCGCCGAATCTGCCCGGCGACACGATGAAGTTCAGCGGGACCGTCTCGTCGCGCGACGAGAGCACGGCGACGGTGACCGTCGAGATCGTGGGCCGGAACGGTTGGGGCGATCACGTGACCGGCAGCGTGCGGCTCGATCTGCCGCGAGGCGCCTGA